Sequence from the Amycolatopsis sp. NBC_00345 genome:
GACGACGATCGCTTCGTTGATCAGCAAGCTCTCCCTCAGCCGGGTTTCGATGGGCTGGGGATTGATCGTTTTGCCGCCCCGGGTGATGATCACGTCCTTCTTCCGGCCGATGAGCCGGATGTCGCCGCGGGGCGTGCGCTCCATCAACGCTCTCGGGCATCGCGGCGGACGCGGTGTAGGCGACGCGGATGCGGTCCATCCCGGCGCCCGCCCGCAGTGGCAAGAAGACCCGGCGAAGGGCCACCGCGTAAGCGATCCGGAGAAGCATCGGGGAACGGCGGCGGGACCAGCGGTTTTCGGCCACCTTCCGGCCGGCCCGCATCGCGGCGTCGTAGACGTGGCGACGCAGCCGCGGCCAGGACTCCGTCTGTGCGATCAGTTCACCGGCGATCTTTTCGTAGAATCGCGGTGGCCACACCATTACCGTCGGGCGCACCGAGCGCAGCTGGACGGCACCGAACACCTCGCGCTGGTCATGGGCGACGTCGCCGCCGCGGGCCGTTCCGAGCGAGGCGTCCTGGTGCGGGTGCACAGCGAATGCCTCACCGGCGACATCCTGGGCTCGTTGCGCT
This genomic interval carries:
- the ribA gene encoding GTP cyclohydrolase II codes for the protein MGWGLIVLPPRVMITSFFRPMSRMSPRGVRSINALGHRGGRGVGDADAVHPGARPQWQEDPAKGHRVSDPEKHRGTAAGPAVFGHLPAGPHRGVVDVATQPRPGLRLCDQFTGDLFVESRWPHHYRRAHRAQLDGTEHLALVMGDVAAAGRSERGVLVRVHSECLTGDILGSLRCDCGTQLEQAMRAVAGEGCGAIVYLRGHEGRGIGLAQKIRAYALQETGLDTVDANVALGLPVDSRSYGAGAQILGDLGIRRLRLITNNPAKYDGLKEYPLEIVGRVALHPVETPQNHRYLQTKRDRMGHAFGALAGSDAASAAG